The Coffea eugenioides isolate CCC68of chromosome 8, Ceug_1.0, whole genome shotgun sequence genome has a segment encoding these proteins:
- the LOC113779099 gene encoding homeobox-leucine zipper protein HAT4, whose amino-acid sequence MVVDKEDLGLSLSLSFPEKRATATNSSSSPLQLNLMPSASPSPFGHLLQQKSSWTDTLPPSDRSMDACRVETRAFLKGIDVNRLPAATADAEEEAGVSSPNSTISSISGKRSEREANGEDHELERASSRGISDEEDGDNSRKKLRLSKDQSAVLEESFKEHNTLNPKQKLALAKRLGLRPRQVEVWFQNRRARTKLKQTEVDCEYLKRCCESLTEENRRLQKEVQELRALKLSPQFYMQMTPPTTLTMCPSCERVGAPPPSSSSSSTAVPISTPVDPRPRALVPGHPRPIPFNPWATTPIQHRPFDALHTRS is encoded by the exons ATGGTGGTTGACAAGGAAGATTTGGGCTTAAGTCTAAGTTTAAGTTTCCCTGAGAAAAGGGCCACAGCTACAAATTCTAGTTCAAGTCCACTACAGCTGAATCTCATGCCTTCTGCTTCTCCATCACCTTTTGGTCATCTCCTTCAGCAAAAGAGTTCTTGGACCGATACTCTTCCTCCATCAG ATCGAAGCATGGATGCATGCAGAGTGGAAACGAGGGCGTTTTTGAAAGGGATTGATGTCAATAGGCTGCCTGCTGCCACAGCGGATGCTGAGGAAGAGGCTGGAGTGTCTTCTCCAAACAGTACTATTTCCAGTATTAGTGGAAAAAGAAGTGAAAGAGAGGCTAATGGAGAAGATCATGAGCTGGAGAGGGCTTCTTCTAGAGGGATCAGTGATGAAGAAGATGGTGATAATTCCAGGAAGAAGCTCAGACTTTCTAAAGATCAATCCGCCGTCCTTGAAGAGAGTTTTAAAGAACATAACACTCTGAATCCT AAGCAAAAGCTGGCTTTGGCTAAGAGGTTAGGACTGAGGCCAAGGCAGGTGGAGGTGTGGTTTCAGAACAGGAGAGCAAG GACAAAGTTGAAGCAGACGGAAGTGGATTGTGAGTACTTGAAGAGATGTTGTGAAAGCTTGACGGAGGAAAATAGGAGGCTACAGAAAGAAGTACAAGAACTTAGAGCCCTCAAATTATCACCGCAGTTTTACATGCAAATGACCCCTCCAACCACCCTCACCATGTGTCCTTCCTGTGAGCGTGTTGGAGCCCCACCACCCTCCTCGTCCTCCTCCTCCACCGCCGTCCCGATCTCGACACCCGTCGATCCAAGACCCCGTGCCTTGGTTCCGGGCCATCCTCGGCCTATCCCGTTCAACCCATGGGCCACCACTCCCATCCAGCATAGGCCGTTTGATGCTTTACACACTAGATCATAG
- the LOC113779976 gene encoding YLP motif-containing protein 1, producing the protein MADNETYIPKPKKLSLEVSANHANASKYFRHFLYKAIIVTIFLVIVPLLPSQAPEFINQNLHSRSWELLQLIFVGIAVSYGLFSKRNDESDKEYNSISKFDNAQSYVTRLLQVSSVFDDETESTAVSDDNKIQTWNSQYQRGEPVVVVAKESPLLGKRNGTASRIDEKPLLLPVRSLKSRVAEPNEMETSRESSVKYGSISRSNPNSGSKRFSSNSRKSRNSEFAGLGPVKVEENMEENVVLRSPIPWRSRSGRIVMKEDEEGLPSYSLPPSLEDSEVKKFESRSTRSQSFRSSRPDSACPSPNKPSPPPTPHSPKNLSPLTSFSSESQAKSVEDVVRRKIHVKSSPPPAPPPPPPPFILRAPLEKSNSSLVNGNHFSEEELKRSTRSVPNDLTETEMEGLSRRANSGPELGPRAQNDVASMVKSVRTIRSGEPVMRSVESREFDEDFTNGNAREIEATFIEKRGFSDKLMHEAAPHFSRQVFTELPKAEKKEYIENVVVETDQSSDAESEGDYFEESVGNEVHANENATDEGRDVNKKADEFIAKFREQIRLQRIESIRRSTEQHARKQSR; encoded by the coding sequence ATGGCAGATAATGAAACTTACATTCCCAAACCAAAAAAGTTAAGCTTAGAAGTCTCAGCAAACCATGCAAATGCAAGTAAGTATTTTCGTCATTTTCTCTACAAAGCCATCATTGTCACTATTTTCTTGGTTATAGTTCCACTTCTTCCTTCACAAGCTCCTGAatttattaaccaaaatctGCACTCTAGAAGTTGGGAGCTTCTTCAGCTTATCTTTGTAGGTATCGCTGTTTCTTATGGCCTCTTTAGCAAGAGAAATGATGAATCAGACAAGGAATATAATAGCATCTCTAAATTTGATAATGCACAGTCCTACGTAACTAGACTTCTTCAGGTTTCGTCAGTTTTTGATGATGAGACCGAAAGCACTGCAGTTTCTGATGATAACAAGATTCAAACTTGGAATTCGCAGTACCAAAGGGGGGAACCAGTGGTTGTAGTAGCCAAAGAAAGCCCTCTTCTTGGAAAACGGAATGGTACTGCATCAAGAATTGATGAAAAGCCTTTACTTTTGCCCGTACGAAGCTTGAAATCTCGCGTTGCTGAGCCGAATGAGATGGAAACATCGCGAGAATCTAGCGTTAAATATGGTTCTATTAGCAGGTCTAATCCAAATTCAGGTTCAAAGAGATTTTCAAgcaattcaagaaaatcaagaaatagtGAATTTGCAGGACTAGGCCCTGTAAAAGTTGAGGAAAACATGGAGGAAAATGTTGTGCTTCGTTCACCAATTCCGTGGAGATCAAGGTCAGGAAGGATTGTAATGAAGGAAGATGAGGAGGGCCTTCCTTCATACTCTCTCCCTCCTTCATTGGAGGATTCTGAGGTGAAGAAGTTCGAATCACGGTCTACTAGGTCTCAATCATTTCGTTCATCTAGACCTGATTCAGCTTGTCCTTCACCGAATAAGCCCTCTCCACCGCCAACACCACATTCACCGAAAAATCTGTCTCCCTTAACTTCTTTTTCATCTGAATCTCAAGCAAAGAGCGTGGAAGATGTGGTGAGGAGAAAGATCCATGTCAAGTCCTCACCTCCACCTGCTCCCCCGCCGCCGCCTCCACCATTTATTCTTAGAGCTCCGTTAGAGAAATCAAATTCTAGTCTCGTAAACGGTAATCATTTTTCTGAGGAGGAGCTGAAACGTAGTACCAGGAGTGTGCCAAATGACTTGACCGAGACTGAAATGGAGGGCCTGTCTCGGAGAGCAAATTCAGGGCCAGAGTTGGGGCCTAGAGCTCAAAATGATGTTGCATCGATGGTGAAGTCTGTTCGAACAATTAGATCAGGCGAACCAGTCATGAGATCTGTCGAATCCAGGGAATTTGATGAGGATTTCACGAATGGAAATGCCAGGGAAATTGAAGcaaccttcattgagaaaagagGATTCAGTGATAAACTGATGCATGAGGCTGCCCCTCATTTTTCGAGGCAGGTTTTTACTGAGTTGCCAAAGGCAGAGAAGAAAGAGTACATCGAAAATGTGGTCGTGGAAACTGATCAGAGCTCAGATGCTGAAAGTGAAGGTGATTATTTTGAAGAAAGCGTGGGAAATGAAGTACATGCGAATGAGAATGCTACTGATGAGGGACGTGATGTTAATAAGAAGGCTGATGAGTTCATAGCCAAATTTAGAGAGCAAATAAGGCTTCAAAGAATAGAGTCAATAAGGAGATCCACTGAGCAGCATGCAAGAAAACAATCCCGGTAA